In a single window of the Streptomyces sp. NBC_00285 genome:
- a CDS encoding carboxylesterase/lipase family protein, which produces MSMHRVMTTLGCALTAMLATAWSAAPPTQPARPAATTVRTHDGPVRGAAHDGYRTFEGIPYAAPPTGDLRWAPPHRAAPWSAVRDATRPASACPQPAGEVPGGSTDEDCLHLNVTTPDSAGPGNPRPVIVWLHGGGFTSGAGSSYDAHRMAIRGDVVVVTVNYRLGALGYLAHSGLPGSGTFGLADQQAALRWVRSEIGAFGGDARRVTLAGESAGGYSVCAQLASPAAAGLFDRAIIESGPCTGRSDRPFAPSSVPLSTARTAGADLAAKVGCGSARDALACLRRVPVSRLLAAQEGDQQPAYATPLLPVDPAAAITGGRFHHVPVLIGANHDEGNGWAAGIVQAGNPVTPGTWPDVVAAFFPAPGQAKAIVHEYPVHRTDGGPVFGAVIGDADFACPTAESGGLIAAQVPVWRYEFADEHAPPLTSGTPPFPLGAPHASELPYLFDLGGRPRVLTAAQHRLAATMIGYWTRFARTADPNGPSSPHWSRRTVLSLAPDHVVPTVTTSARHHCAFWNALG; this is translated from the coding sequence ATGAGCATGCACCGCGTCATGACCACACTGGGCTGCGCCCTGACCGCAATGCTCGCGACGGCCTGGTCCGCGGCACCACCGACCCAGCCCGCCCGGCCCGCCGCCACGACGGTACGCACCCACGACGGCCCGGTGCGCGGCGCCGCCCACGACGGCTACCGCACCTTCGAGGGCATCCCCTACGCGGCGCCCCCGACCGGCGATCTGCGCTGGGCGCCGCCCCACCGTGCGGCCCCCTGGTCCGCGGTGCGGGACGCGACCCGGCCCGCGAGCGCCTGCCCCCAGCCGGCCGGTGAGGTACCCGGCGGCAGCACCGACGAGGACTGTCTCCACCTGAACGTCACGACGCCCGACAGCGCGGGACCGGGAAACCCCCGGCCGGTGATCGTATGGCTGCACGGCGGCGGCTTCACCAGCGGAGCGGGCAGCTCGTACGACGCACACCGCATGGCCATCCGTGGTGACGTCGTGGTGGTCACCGTCAACTACCGTCTCGGCGCCCTCGGTTACCTCGCGCACAGCGGACTGCCCGGCTCCGGCACCTTCGGTCTGGCCGACCAGCAGGCCGCGCTGCGCTGGGTCCGCTCCGAGATCGGTGCCTTTGGCGGCGACGCGCGCAGGGTGACGCTGGCCGGTGAGTCCGCGGGCGGCTACAGCGTCTGCGCCCAGCTCGCCTCACCCGCCGCCGCGGGGCTCTTCGACCGGGCGATCATCGAGAGCGGCCCGTGCACAGGCCGCTCCGACCGGCCGTTCGCCCCGTCCTCCGTTCCGCTGTCCACGGCGCGTACGGCGGGCGCGGACCTGGCGGCGAAGGTCGGCTGCGGCTCTGCCCGCGACGCCCTCGCCTGTCTGCGGCGCGTGCCCGTGTCCCGGCTGCTCGCGGCCCAGGAAGGCGACCAACAACCGGCGTACGCAACGCCGTTGCTGCCCGTCGACCCCGCCGCGGCGATCACCGGCGGCCGCTTCCACCACGTCCCCGTGCTCATCGGCGCCAACCACGACGAGGGTAACGGCTGGGCCGCCGGGATCGTCCAGGCGGGCAACCCCGTCACCCCCGGCACCTGGCCCGACGTCGTCGCCGCCTTCTTCCCCGCGCCGGGACAGGCGAAGGCGATCGTCCACGAGTACCCGGTGCACCGCACCGACGGGGGCCCGGTGTTCGGCGCAGTCATCGGCGACGCGGACTTCGCCTGCCCGACAGCGGAGAGCGGTGGCCTGATCGCCGCCCAAGTACCCGTCTGGCGCTACGAGTTCGCCGACGAACACGCCCCGCCGCTCACCTCCGGCACGCCGCCGTTCCCGCTCGGCGCACCGCACGCGAGCGAACTGCCCTACCTGTTCGACCTGGGCGGCCGCCCCCGCGTCCTGACCGCGGCGCAGCACCGGCTCGCCGCCACCATGATCGGCTACTGGACCCGCTTCGCCCGCACCGCCGACCCGAACGGTCCGTCGTCGCCGCACTGGTCCCGGCGCACGGTGCTGTCCCTGGCGCCGGACCACGTCGTCCCGACCGTCACGACGTCGGCGCGCCACCACTGCGCGTTCTGGAACGCCCTCGGGTGA
- a CDS encoding hydrophobic protein: MVPLLIVLLLALLLFGAGFAVKILWWVAIAVLVLWLLGFVMRSTSAGGGRGRWYRW; the protein is encoded by the coding sequence ATGGTTCCCCTGCTGATAGTTCTGCTTCTCGCACTGCTCCTCTTCGGAGCCGGCTTCGCCGTCAAGATCCTGTGGTGGGTCGCCATAGCCGTCCTGGTGCTGTGGCTGCTCGGCTTCGTCATGCGGTCCACCTCGGCGGGTGGCGGCCGAGGCCGCTGGTACCGATGGTGA
- a CDS encoding NAD-dependent malic enzyme — MTVNESPRDPRGTALLADPLRNKGTAFTPEERAAYRLDGLLPPAVETLDEQAERAYEAFLGYDKPLNRHIYLRQLQDTNEILFHRLVTGHLEEMLPVVYTPTVGEACRRFSEIYRRPRGLFLSYEDRHRFREILRNRPHPDVDVIVVTDGQRILGLGDQGVGGMGIPIGKLSLYTAIGGIHPARTLPILLDAGTDNEELLADPHYLGRRERRVTGAAYDELVESLVSAVEAELPGTLLQWEDFATAHARPILTRYQDRLLTFNDDIQGTAAVALGALTTATTLAGTRPADHRIVVLGAGSAAVGVADMIRTAMTDEGLSQDEARSRFWFVDVDGLLVSSREGLSEEQRVYARDDERESYGLAEVVRRVEPTVLIGLSTAKGAFTEEIVRQMASTCERPVIFPLSNPTSHAEADPADLARWTDGRALVATGSPFPPLKIDGREVPVAQANNVYVFPAVGLAVTASRASRVTDRMMVAAARAVGRCAVRSAPDDGVPAPLLPPLRDMREAAREIAVAAAVAAVEDGVAPEATEEELRAAVARTQWTPRYED; from the coding sequence ATGACAGTGAACGAATCCCCCCGTGACCCCCGTGGCACGGCACTGCTCGCGGACCCCCTGCGCAACAAGGGCACCGCCTTCACCCCCGAGGAGCGGGCCGCGTACCGCCTCGACGGGCTGCTTCCGCCCGCCGTGGAGACCCTGGACGAACAGGCCGAGCGCGCCTACGAGGCGTTCCTCGGCTACGACAAGCCGTTGAACCGGCACATCTATCTGCGCCAGCTGCAGGACACCAACGAGATCCTCTTCCACCGCCTGGTCACCGGCCATCTGGAGGAGATGCTGCCCGTCGTCTACACGCCGACCGTGGGCGAGGCCTGCCGGCGCTTCAGCGAGATCTACCGCCGCCCGCGCGGGCTGTTCCTGTCGTACGAGGACCGGCACCGCTTCCGGGAGATCCTGCGCAACCGCCCGCATCCGGACGTGGACGTCATCGTCGTCACCGACGGTCAGCGCATCCTGGGACTGGGTGACCAGGGCGTCGGCGGCATGGGCATCCCGATCGGCAAGCTCAGTCTCTACACCGCCATCGGCGGGATCCACCCGGCCCGCACCCTGCCGATCCTGCTGGACGCCGGAACGGACAACGAGGAGTTGCTGGCCGACCCGCACTACCTGGGCCGCCGGGAGCGCCGCGTCACGGGCGCCGCCTACGACGAACTGGTGGAGTCGCTGGTGTCGGCGGTGGAGGCCGAACTGCCCGGCACGCTGCTCCAGTGGGAGGACTTCGCGACCGCGCACGCCCGCCCGATCCTCACCCGCTACCAGGACCGGCTGCTGACCTTCAACGACGACATCCAGGGCACGGCCGCGGTCGCGCTCGGGGCCTTGACCACGGCCACGACGCTCGCGGGCACCCGGCCGGCCGACCACCGGATCGTGGTCCTCGGTGCGGGCTCCGCGGCGGTCGGGGTGGCCGACATGATCCGTACGGCGATGACGGACGAGGGTCTGTCGCAGGACGAGGCACGCTCACGCTTCTGGTTCGTGGACGTCGACGGGCTGCTGGTGTCCTCGCGCGAGGGGCTCAGCGAGGAGCAGCGCGTCTACGCCCGCGACGACGAGCGGGAGTCGTACGGTCTGGCCGAGGTGGTCCGCCGGGTGGAGCCGACCGTGCTGATCGGACTGTCCACCGCGAAGGGCGCCTTCACCGAGGAGATCGTCCGGCAGATGGCGTCCACGTGCGAGCGGCCGGTGATCTTCCCGCTCTCCAATCCGACCTCGCACGCCGAGGCCGACCCCGCCGACCTGGCTCGCTGGACGGACGGCCGGGCGCTGGTCGCCACCGGTTCGCCGTTCCCGCCCCTGAAGATCGACGGCCGTGAGGTGCCGGTGGCCCAGGCGAACAACGTGTACGTCTTCCCGGCCGTCGGCCTCGCGGTGACGGCCTCCCGGGCGAGCCGGGTCACCGACCGGATGATGGTCGCCGCCGCCCGCGCGGTGGGCCGGTGTGCCGTACGGTCCGCGCCGGACGACGGTGTGCCCGCGCCGCTGCTGCCGCCGCTGCGGGACATGCGGGAGGCCGCCCGGGAGATCGCCGTGGCCGCGGCGGTGGCGGCCGTGGAGGACGGTGTCGCGCCGGAGGCGACCGAGGAGGAACTGCGGGCGGCGGTCGCCCGCACCCAGTGGACTCCGCGGTACGAAGACTGA
- a CDS encoding alpha/beta fold hydrolase, with protein MDVARRNNVTVTGNPGGRTVVLAHGFGCDQNMWRLTLPALVDHYRVVLFDYVGAGRSDLSAFSEKRYSSLDGYSQDVVDICEELDLCDAVFVGHSVSAMVGVLAADRAPERIGALVMIAPSPRYIDDDGYRGGFSEQDIDELLTSLESNYLGWSAVMAPVIMGNAERPELGEELTNSFCATDPDMARVFAHTTFLSDSRDDLKTVKVPTLVLECTQDAVAPREVGAYVHQAIPGSALVTLDATGHCPHLSAPEATNEAITAFLARLR; from the coding sequence ATGGATGTCGCTCGCAGGAACAACGTCACGGTCACCGGCAACCCCGGGGGCCGGACGGTCGTACTGGCCCACGGCTTCGGATGTGACCAGAACATGTGGCGGCTGACGTTGCCCGCCCTCGTCGACCACTACCGGGTGGTGCTGTTCGACTACGTGGGTGCGGGCCGCTCGGACCTGTCCGCGTTCTCGGAGAAGCGTTACTCGTCCCTCGACGGGTACTCCCAGGACGTGGTGGACATCTGTGAGGAACTCGACCTGTGTGACGCGGTCTTCGTCGGGCACTCGGTCAGCGCGATGGTCGGGGTGCTGGCCGCCGACCGGGCGCCCGAGCGCATCGGAGCGCTGGTCATGATCGCCCCGTCGCCGCGCTACATCGACGACGACGGCTATCGGGGCGGGTTCAGTGAACAGGACATCGACGAGCTCCTCACCTCCCTGGAGTCCAACTATCTCGGCTGGTCGGCCGTGATGGCGCCGGTGATCATGGGCAACGCCGAGCGGCCGGAACTGGGGGAGGAGCTGACGAACAGCTTCTGCGCCACCGATCCCGACATGGCGCGCGTCTTCGCTCACACCACGTTCCTGTCGGATTCGAGGGACGACCTGAAGACCGTGAAGGTGCCGACGCTGGTACTGGAATGCACCCAGGACGCCGTCGCCCCCCGAGAGGTCGGCGCCTACGTCCACCAGGCGATCCCCGGTTCGGCCCTGGTCACGCTCGACGCGACCGGGCACTGCCCGCACCTGTCGGCGCCCGAAGCCACCAACGAGGCGATCACCGCCTTCCTGGCCCGACTGAGGTGA
- a CDS encoding PP2C family protein-serine/threonine phosphatase, which yields MCRIGQQPDPQDSEGARSSDAAFAALLEDSAEELYDNAPCGYLSTLMDGTIARINSTLLGWLGLRREAVVGRMRFTDLLTVGGRLYHETHFAPLLRMQGSISGIALETRRADGGRIPVLVSSVVKHGSTGEPQLIRTTVFDARDRRAYEEELLRGRKTAEEARRRSEADRARLQEALAVLQQSLLPATLPAVPGMEAAAHYHTASPDRLGGDFYDVFPIDGTRFAFFLGDVCGKGPQAAAVTSLTRYTLRAAALHDPDPVAALSTLNTVLHERYTGSGDPRYCTTVFGTLEPGPGTGQITVRLAAGGHPPALVLRADGTAGYLPTPGGFLVGALPDATFVTATTVLAPGDTLLLYTDGLTEARTGEARGSRYGDEALLAFATTQAGTPPQVVIDALTALLDGFGDGLDDDTALLALGVPTRRPATESTRSARRHR from the coding sequence ATGTGCCGCATCGGACAGCAACCCGACCCCCAGGACTCTGAGGGCGCCAGATCGTCGGATGCGGCATTCGCCGCGCTGCTGGAGGACAGTGCGGAAGAGCTGTACGACAACGCACCGTGCGGATACCTGTCCACGCTGATGGACGGCACCATCGCCAGGATCAACTCGACGCTGCTGGGCTGGCTCGGCCTGCGGCGCGAGGCGGTGGTGGGCCGGATGCGGTTCACCGACCTGCTCACCGTGGGCGGCAGGCTCTACCACGAGACCCACTTCGCGCCACTGCTGCGGATGCAGGGCAGTATCAGCGGCATCGCCCTGGAGACCAGACGGGCCGACGGCGGCCGTATCCCGGTCCTCGTCTCCTCCGTGGTCAAGCACGGCAGCACCGGCGAACCCCAGCTGATCCGCACCACCGTCTTCGACGCCCGGGACCGCCGGGCCTACGAGGAGGAACTCCTGCGCGGCCGGAAAACGGCCGAAGAAGCACGCAGACGTTCCGAGGCGGACCGGGCCCGGCTCCAGGAAGCCCTCGCCGTGCTCCAGCAGTCACTGCTGCCCGCCACCCTGCCGGCGGTACCCGGGATGGAAGCGGCCGCTCACTACCACACCGCCTCTCCCGACCGGCTCGGCGGCGACTTCTACGACGTCTTCCCCATCGACGGCACCCGCTTCGCCTTCTTCCTCGGAGACGTGTGCGGCAAGGGCCCCCAGGCCGCCGCGGTCACCTCCCTGACCCGCTACACCCTGCGCGCCGCAGCTCTGCACGACCCCGACCCCGTCGCCGCCCTGTCGACCCTCAACACGGTGCTTCACGAGCGGTACACCGGCAGCGGTGACCCCCGCTACTGCACGACCGTCTTCGGCACCCTCGAACCGGGCCCCGGTACCGGGCAGATCACCGTCCGCCTCGCCGCGGGCGGCCACCCGCCCGCCCTCGTCCTGCGTGCCGACGGCACCGCCGGCTACCTGCCCACCCCCGGCGGCTTCCTCGTCGGTGCCCTGCCCGACGCGACCTTCGTCACCGCCACGACGGTCCTGGCCCCCGGCGACACGCTTCTGCTCTACACGGACGGTCTCACCGAAGCCCGTACCGGCGAGGCCCGCGGGAGCCGCTACGGGGACGAGGCCCTGCTGGCCTTCGCCACCACTCAGGCGGGTACACCCCCGCAGGTCGTCATCGACGCCCTGACCGCCCTGCTGGACGGCTTCGGCGACGGCCTCGATGACGACACCGCACTCCTGGCCCTCGGCGTCCCGACCCGCAGACCCGCGACGGAGAGCACGCGATCCGCGCGCCGACACCGATGA
- a CDS encoding STAS domain-containing protein translates to MSPLEIAVREAASGPVLEITGELDYTSAGELRTALATVTVRPGLRLVLDLAGMTYCDSSGITALLAARNHALAARADIALAAVPADTVRVLGMVGLDQVFPLHPDTATATDP, encoded by the coding sequence ATGAGTCCGCTGGAGATCGCCGTCCGGGAGGCTGCGAGCGGTCCTGTTCTGGAGATCACCGGCGAACTCGACTACACGAGCGCCGGCGAACTGCGGACAGCGCTCGCCACCGTCACGGTCCGACCGGGCCTGCGGCTCGTCCTGGACCTCGCCGGCATGACGTACTGCGACTCCAGCGGCATCACCGCCCTGCTCGCCGCCCGCAACCACGCCCTCGCCGCCCGGGCGGACATCGCCCTCGCCGCCGTCCCCGCCGACACCGTGCGCGTCCTGGGCATGGTCGGCCTCGACCAGGTCTTCCCCCTCCACCCTGACACCGCCACGGCCACCGACCCCTGA